GAGTGGCTCACGCGCGACCCGTTCCGCGAGTATGAAATCAAGAAGGAGGAAACGACCCGCAGCTTTCTGACGAAAGATGAAATCCGCCTGCTGATGGAAGGTAAGCTGAAGAATGCGAAGCAAGAACTGTATCGTGATTTATACCTGTTCTGCGCCTTCACGGGCTTGTCGTTCGCCGATATGCGCAACCTGACGGAAGAGAATATCCGCACCTACTTTGACGAACACGAGTGGATAAACATCAACCGCCAGAAGACGGGTGTGGTGTCCAACATCCGTATGCTCGACATAGCGAAGCGCATCATCGACAAATACCGTGGGCTGTGTGGGGACGGCAGGATATTCCCCGTACCCCACTATAACACGTGCCTTGCCGGAATCCGTGCCGTCGCCAAGCGTTGCGGTATCACCAAGCATATTACATGGCATCAAAGCCGCCACACGGCCGCCACGACGGTGTTCCTCTCCAACGGCGTACCCATCGAAACGGTCAGTTCCATGCTGGGACACAAAAGCATAAAGACAACGCAGATATACGCGAAAATAACCAAAGAGAAGCTCAATCAAGACATGGAGAACCTTGCCGCGAGATTGAACCAAATCGAAGAATTTGCAGGTCGTACCATCTAAAACAGAGAAGCCATGAAACGTGACATAATCATCATTGAGGACAAGGCGGTCAGCGTAACCGGTAACGATGTATGGATGACCGCCGGAGAAATCGCCAGACTGTTCCACACGGGTGTCCCGGCAGTGAACGCCGCCATCAAAGCCATCCTCAAAACGGACGTGCTGAACGACTACGAGGCATGCCGCTACATCCAACTTGAAAACGGTCTGTATGCGGATGTTTACTCGCTTGAGATAATCATCCCCGTCACCTTTCGGCTGAGCACATACCATGCCCATCTTTTCCGCCGCTGGCTGATGGACAAGGCACTTGCAAAAGACAAGCATACCGCCTACATGTTATTCGTACATAGCGGAAAAGGCGGTTACTGCTGAAAAGACGATGAAAATCAATTAAAAACGGACAACCATCAAGCTGTCCGTTTTAACTTTAAAATAGTCAATTTTGAATATACAAATTATGTGCTAAAGAATATGAGGTATCAAAATTGAGATGGCTTATATAACATCTCATACTTTAACGAGCCACAATCAATGTACATATCATATTCCGCAATTCCTTTTTCTTGTGCTATATAATGCAAAGTTTTCTTGTGGATGTTTGAAATTCTCTCTCCATAATAGATTGCTTTAGGAACAATTTTCAGGCTTGTTGCACGAGAATGTGCGGCAGGTTGTTTCTCTGAATGAATAATACGCCATTCATTTTCATATTCCCACTGTGTGGATTTGTGAATAGCCATTTTCAAATGCGATAGTGAATCTATATTTTTAACATCCAGCCCCAAGCTCTTTGCTATATACCATTGAATAAAACTATTTGCATCAAAGCGGTTATTATCATATATAACAGGCAAGATACAACAATTCATTTCTCCTTGTTCTAATAAGAACCTTAAATCATATTCCAATGCAAACCCTTCATGATTTTGGGCATAGTGACTCCACATTATAACAGAATCTATGCTTTCACTTAAACATGCTATTGTAGATACGACCTTTAATGTATCCCCCATTTTTAATAGGATTTCTTTCAATATGTTTTCCATTACAACACTAAAAAGAGCTAATGTCAATGGATTTATGCCGTTACACGATATTACCTGTTTTTTTAAACCTGTCAAATTGTTTCTTCCGAAAAATTGGATTACACTTGGAGGAAATTCGAAATCTTTAGTTTCAAGTATCTGTTTGAATTGTTCAAGAAATTCTTCTGTACAACAAGCTCTCATTTGCTCTTGAATATTATCCAAACTATAATAAACAAGAGTGTCATAGGGGTCATTAAACTTATCAGCAGTAACAGCATAAACCAGATCCTTGTCAAAAGCATCAAGGTTTAATGTTGAACAACTCCTATATCTATACAGTTTTTGTGGCAACATTGACATCAATGCTGCACTTATAGGATAGATTCGGGATTTTATGTCCTCTTGCTCAATTCCTTCAGGAATTATTGTGGATTCTAACAATTTTGCAAATTCACTCCGAAGCATAATGGTATTCGTTTTAACCACAAAGGTACGCATTTTATTCCGGAATGTCAGGACATTACTCCATCGGTTTGCGGTAATTCGCCTCCAGCAGTTCACGCAATCCCGATTCGGGGTAAAGCACCTTCCCGCCTAAAAGGATAAAGGGCAACACTCTGTTGTTACGGTATTCCTGCAAGGTACGGCGGCTCACACGGAGCAACTCCGCCACCTCCCTGTCCGTCAGGTAACGTTCCCCGTCCAGCGGTGGACGGTAGTTTTCCAAAAATGCAGAGAGCCATTTAGAGCCTTTGCGCATATTCTGCACCACGGTGGCAAGCGGCTCGTCCTCCAGTGTAAAAACATCGTTGTTCTCGTTCATCATAACTTTGGATTCAGTGGGTGAATAATAAGATTACCTGCCGCCGGGATAGAGCGTACCGATAAGCGGAATCAGCCTCCTAACTTCTTCCGGCTTGTAATAGAACCTGCGGTTTATCTGCGAGTAGCCGATAAGCCGCTTGTCGCGCAACGTCTGCAACGTGCGCGGGCTTATTCTCAACTGCCCGCAGACCTCCTCGCCCGTGAGCCATCTTTCCATGCGCCCCGTGTCGCTTTTGCGCCTCAGTGCGGCGACCTTCTCCGAGAGTGCGCCGAATGTCGCCACCATCATCTCGAAAGTCTTTTTCTCAATTGATACTATTTCCATATTCATGCAATTATCGGTTTGCCCGCAAAGGTAACGATACACTCCCGGACACGTGCCGTTTTCCACTGAAAGGCTGCCTGTTGCGCCGTTTGACCGGGTTACGGAGCCATCTTCCGTAAAAATCTTACGTGAGTCACGTAGTGAGTTGTTAAAGCCCCTTTTGTTTATTGCCGAATTTTGCCGCAGATACAAAAAGAAAGGACTGAATATGAAAGTGATAACAATGGAAAGTTCCGTCTTCCGGTCATTGACGGAACAGATAGCGGAGATTGCGGCACACGTCCGTGCCGTCTCCGGTGACAAGAGAGCGGCATCGCCCGACAGGTTGCTCACCACACGCGAGGCGGCGCACCTGCTTAACGTGAGTACCCGCACCCTCCAGCGTATGCGCAGCGAGCAACGCATCGGCTATGTCGTGCTTCGCGGCAAATGCCGCTACCGGCAGTCGGAAATCGACCGCCTGCTTGATGAGAGTACCGTCAACGAGGACGCGGCGACACCGCAGGAACTGAAACGCAACCACACGTTGCGCACGGGCGGCAACCCCAAAGGAAGGAGGACATAGGTCATGGAACTGCTCACACGAAACAACTTCGAAGGCTGGATGCAGAAGTTGATGGAACGGCTCGACCGTCAGGACGAACTGCTGCTGGCGATGAAGGCTGAGGGGAAACAGCCTACTATCACGGAAAGCATCCGCCTTTTCGACAATCAGGACTTGTGCATGCTGCTTCAGATAAGCAAGCGCACCCTGCAACGCTACCGCAGTGTCGGCGCATTGCCCTACAAGACACTGGGCAAGAAAACCTATTACAGCGAGGAGGACGTGCTGACATTCCTTTCCAACCATATCAAGGACTTCAAAAAGGAAGATATAGCCTTCTACAAGGCTCGTATCCATAATTTCTTTCATAAATAACCCATTAAAACATTTTTCAGATGGCAAAGAAAAAAGACGAAAAGGACGTGCTGGTGGTCCGTGACGAGAAGACGGGCGAGATCAGCGTGGTTGCCGGGCTGAACGCGGACGGCACACCCAAGCGCACCCCCGCGAAAGCGGAAAACGCGCAGAGTTTCCTGCAATTCGACCGACACGGCGACGTGCTGGACAACTTCTTCAAGAACTTCTTCCGGCAGTGCAAGGAACCCAGCCGCTTCGGTTTTTACCGCATCGCGGCAGACCAAGCCGAAAATCTCTTGGAGGTGATGAAGCAACTGCTGAAAGACCCCGAAGCGAACAAGGAGCTGCTTGCCCCTCACAAGGTGGACACCTCCGACTACGAGAAAAAGGTGCAGGAAGAACTGGCAACCGAAAAACAAGAACCTCAAAAACAGGAAAACATGGAGCAACAAAAAGAACAACAGGAAGATCCCGAACAGACGCAGGGCAAACGGGGCTACCAGCCCATCGACGAGAGCAAAATCAACTGGCAGGAGCTGGAGGACAGATGGGGCGTGAAGCGTGACGACCTTGAAAAGTCCGGCGACCTTACGAAGATGCTCCACTACGGCAAGTCCGACTTGGTGAAGGTCAAGCCCACCTTCGGCGGCGAAGCATTCGAGCTGGACGCCCGCCTTTCCTTCAAGAAGGACGGCGAGGGAAACATCAGCCTCGTGCCGCACTTCATCCGCAAGGAGCAGAAACTGGATGAATACAAGGAACACAAATTCTCCGACGACGACCGGAAGAACCTGCGCGAGACGGGCAACCTCGGCAGGGTCGTGGACATCGTGGAGAAGGAAACGGGCGAGATTATCCCCTCCTACATCAGCATCGACCGCAAGACGAATGAGATCACGGACATTCCGGCGAGCAAGGTACGCATCCCGGAGCGCATCGGCAAGACGGAAATCACCAAGCAGGAGCAGGATATGCTCCGCGCCGGACTGCCCGTGCGCGACAAGCTCATCGAGCGCAACGACGGCAGGAAGTTCGTCACCACTCTGCAAGTGAACGTGGAGCAGCGCGGCGTGGAGTTCGTGCCGGGAACCGGAAGGTCGCCCCGTACCGTACAGACGCAGGAAACCAAAGGCGACACGTCGAAAAGTCAGGCGCAAGGCGGGGAAAATGCCACACAGACCAAGAAGGAGCAACGCCGCAACACGTGGACGAACGAGGACGGCAGCATCCGCCCCATCAGCAAATGGAGCGACGTGAACTTCACCGACAAGCAGAAAGCCGACTATGTGGCGGGCAAAGCCGTGAAACTGGAGAACGTGACCGACAAGCAGGGCTTCCATGCCACGATGTATATCAAGTTCAACCCGGAGAAGGGTCGCCCGTACCGCTACGAAACAAATCCCGACATCGGGCAGCAGGTCGCCCCGTCCAACGAGAGCCGCACGCAGGTGGCGGTGAACAACGAGGGCAAGACCAACGAGGCGACAAAGAACCTGAAAGAGCCTTTGCAGAAAGGTCAGACCACTCCGAAGGACGCCCGCCAGCAACAGCAGCAGGACAAGCCGCAGAAGAAAACGGGCAAGGGCATGAAAGTATAGACCGATGTCCGCCACTGAATCCAAAATAAAATCCAAAGTATCAACAAAAAAGAAGAAGACATGAAGACAATCATTGCAGAAAAGCCCTCCGTGGCACGTGAAATCGCCCGCATCGTGGGCGCGACAAAGAGAGAGGAAGGATATTTCGAGGGAGGCGGCTATGCCGTGACATGGGCATTCGGACACCTTGTCCAGCTCGCCATGCCCGATGGCTACGGCGTGCGCGGTTTCGTCCGTGACAACCTCCCGATTATCCCCGACACCTTCACGCTCGTCCCCCGTCAGGTCAGGACGGAGAAAGGCTACAAGCCCGATAGCGGCGTGGTGTCGCAGATAAAAACAATCAAAAGGCTGTTCGGCACCAGCGACCAAATCATCGTGGCAACCGATGCCGGACGCGAGGGTGAACTTATCTTCCGCTACCTCTACCACTACACGGGCAGTACCACTCCTTTCGTGCGCCTGTGGATAAGCTCGCTCACCGACAAGGCTATCCGCGAGGGATTGCGCAACCTCGAAGACGGCGGCAAGTATGACAACCTATACCTCGCCGCCAAAGCGCGAAGCGAATCCGACTGGCTCGTGGGCATCAACGGCACGCAGGCTCTCTCCATCGCCGCCGGACACGGCACATACTCCGTGGGGCGGGTGCAGACACCAACGTTGGCTATGGTATGTGAACGCTACTGGGAGAACCGCCGCTTCACGCCCGAAGCCTTCTGGCAACTCCATATCGCAACGGACGGTTGCGACGGCAAGGTCGTGAAATTCTCATCCTCTGAAAAATGGAAGTCGAAAGAACCGGCAACGGAGCTATATAATAAGGTAAAGGCGGCAGGCTTCGCAACGGTAACGAAAGCCGAGCGCAAGGAGAAAACGGAGGATACCCCGTTGCTGTACGACCTGACCACGCTTCAGAAAGAAGCCAACGCCAAGCACGGCTTCACGGCGGAGCAGACGCTTGAAATCGCGCAGAAGCTCTACGAGAAGAAGCTGATAACCTATCCGAGAACGGGTAGCCGCTACATCCCCGAAGACGTGTTTGCCGAAATTCCCAAACTGCTCGCTTTCATCGGCACACAGCACGAATGGAAAGACAAGGTGCGGGCAAAAGCCATCCCGACACGCCGCAGCGTAGACGGCGGCAAGGTGACAGACCACCATGCCCTACTCGTCACGGGTGAGAAACCGCTCTTCCTCTCCAAAGAGGACAATACCATCTATCAGATGATTGCCGGGCGCATGGTCGAGGCATTCTCTGAAAAATGCGTCAAGGACGTGACCGCTGTCATGGCGGAATGTGCCGGAGTGGAGTTTACCGTGAAAGGCAGCGTCATCAGGCAAGCCGGATGGCGTGCTGTCTATGGCGAGGAAAACAAGGAGGAAACCACCATTCCCGGCTGGCAGGAAGGCGACACGCTGACACTGAAAGCCTCTTCCATCACAGAAGGGAAGACTAAGCCCAAGCCGCTACATACCGAAGCCACCCTGCTGTCCGCAATGGAAACGGCGGGCAAGGAAATCGAGGATGACGCACTGCGGCAGGCGATGAAGGACTGCGGCATCGGTACTCCCGCCACACGCGCCTCCATCATCGAAACGCTCTTCAAGCGCGGTTACATGGAACGCTGCAAGAAATTGCTTGTCCCCACCGAAAAGGGGCTTGCACTCAATTCCGTGGTGAAGACGATGCGCATCGCCGATGTCGCCATGACAGGCGAATGGGAGAAGGAACTGGCACGCATCGAGCGTGGGGAGCTGTCCGCCGATACCTTCCGCAAAAAGATAGAGGCGTACACGCGGGAGATTACCTCCGAACTGCTCTCATGCGACAAACTCTTCGGCAGCCGCGATTCCGGTTGCGCGTGTCCCAAGTGCGGCACGGGCAGGATGCGGTTCTACGGCAAGGTGGTACGCTGCGACAACACGGAGTGCGGGCTTCCCGTGTTCCGGCTGAAAGCGGGACGCACCCTGTCCGACGATGAAATCAAAGACCTGCTCACCGAAGGGCATACCCAGCTGCTCAAAGGCTTCAAGAGCAAACAGGGCAAGAGCTTCGATGCCGTCGTCGCCTTTGACGGGGAATATAACACGACGTTCGTGTTCCCGGAGGCTAAAAAGGGCAAGAAATTTTCAGGACGGAAGAAATAGTATTAACTTTGCCACTTGTTCAGAGTAATGAATTGTTCTTCGATACCGGATTACACTCATACTTTGGATTTAGTGGCGGCACTCGGAGGGATACCGAGTGCCTTTTTCTTCCTTTTTTCCAACCGATTATCCCGTTAAATATCAATCCACTAAACTCCAAAGTAATGAACAACAAGAAGAACAACGAAGGGCAGTCCGACTTTTCCTATTACGGTCTGTACCTGATGGACTACCTCCGCACGAACAAGTTTGAACAGGCTACCGACACCGCTTTCATACGGGAACGCGCCGATCGTGCCGCCGAAACGTATGAAAAGGCGCGGATTGAAGGCTATCCCACCGACGGTGCGCAGGAACTGGCGATGGAAACACTGCTGCGCGGGTTGCACTATTCCCGGTACGCCATGCTCCACGAAGTCGTGGAGAACGAGTTTGCCAACGAAGTGCCGGAAGAGAAACAAGAAGCCTTTATCCATAAACTCCTGCCGCTTGTCGGCAACGTGTTCTCCGTCTATGACCTTTCGGACGACAACTTCGCCCTGTCTTCCGATTACGACCTGCTCTACACGGAGCTGACGGGAGCAACCGTCCTTTACTTAGACGAATATGGCGTTTAACCGCAAACAGAAACTGCGGGACAACATCGAGGCGATACGGACGGCATTCATCCTTGACAGGGAAAATAGGACAGCGACAACCGAAGAGCGTGCCATACTTCAAAGGTACTGCGGTTTCGGCGGTCTGAAATGTATCCTCAACCCTGCAAAGGAACTGACGGATGCCGTCCGGTGGGCGAAATCCGACCTCGAACTGTTCGCCCCGACGGTGGAGCTGCACAGGCTTATCCGTGAGAACAGCAAGGACGAAACAGAGTACAAGCGGTTTGTGGATTCGCTGAAAGCGTCCGTGCTGACCGCTTTCTACACCCCCAAAGAGATAACCGACACCATCGCGGACGTGCTGGCAGATTACAGCGTCCGCCCCGCCCGTATGCTCGAACCGTCGGCAGGTGTCGGCGTGTTCGTGGATTCCATGCTGCGGCACAGCCCCAATGCGGATGTGATGGCTTTCGAGAAGGATCTGCTCACGGGTACAATCTTGAGGCATCTCTATCCCGACGGAAAATGCGCACCTGCGGTTTTGAGAAAATCGAAAGACCGTTCAACAATTATTTCGACTTGGCGGTGTCCAACATTCCGTTCGGTGACATTGCCGTGTTCGGCGCGGAGTTTCAGCGGAGCGACTCTTTCGGCAGACGCTCCGCCCAGAAAACCATCCACAACTATTTCTTTCTCAAAGGACTGGATGCCGTGCGTGACGGCGGTATCGTGGCGTTCATCACCTCGCAAGGGGTATTGAATAGCACCAAGACCTCCGTGCGTAACGAGCTGTTCAGTCAGGCCAATCTGGTATCCGCGATACGCCTGCCCAACAACCTGTTCACGGACAACGCGGGCACGGAGGTGGGCAGTGACCTGATTGTCCTGCAAAAGAACCTCAGCAAGAAGGAAATGTCGCAGGACGAGCGGCTGATGACCGTGATACAGACGGACACGAAAACCGCCCTGACCGACAACGCCTATTTCATCCACCACCCGGAACGCATCGTGCATACGATGGCGAAACTTGACACAGACCCCTACGGGAAGCCCGCTATGGTTTATCTGCACGAGGGCAAGGCAGCAGGCATCGCCGGGGATTTGCGCCGTATGCTCGACGAGGATTTCCATTACAGGCTTGCCATGCGCTTGTATTCGGGTTCAATCCGGCAGGCAGGAACGGAAGAAAAAGTTGCCGTTCAAAATAAAGTAGAGCGTCCTGCCATAAAATTGGAAACAGTATCCTCGGCGCAGACGGTGGAAACTCCGACAGAAAAGCCGCAACCCGCAGATGAAAAGCCGGAGATAGAACCGCGCCCGCAATATTCCGCAGGCGTGCAGCTCACCCTGCTTGACCTCTCGGGGATGACGGAAGAGGTCAGCCAACCGAAAACCTCCAAAAGAAAAAAGACGGTGAAAAGGCAGTTACGGCAAAGTCCACTCCGCCCAAACCGAAAGTCACGGTTACACCGACAGCTCCAACTGCAAAACCCGCAATGGAGAATAAGGAGGTGAAAGCGGAGAACACCGCCAAGCCTGCCGACCCGGACGACATCTATGCCACACTGGACTGGGATACCAATCCTCCCATCAACGGTTTCTATGAAATGATGATGGGTTTGACGCCGGAGCGTAGGAAAGAACTTCGGGAACTGGCAAGGCAGCATAACGAGAAACAAGTGGCGGAAAAGACGGAAGTGAAAGCCGTGCCGGAAACTTCCCGTGAGCAGCCACGACAGGAGGAAACACAGCCGGAGGCAGTCGCCGCACCTGCCGTTACAGATACCCCATCGGAAGCGGTGGGGACTTTCCTTTTCCCCGACATCGAAGCGGAAAAGCCGAAGGAGGAAGTCGTGGACCTTTCTCCGCGTGCCTACCACCGCACGCCGGAGATGCACCTGCGCGAAGGGTCGCTGGTGGCTGACCGGGGGCGTCATAACATCGGCTACCTGAAAGACATCACGCCATACGGGGCGACATTCCAGCCGCTCGACCTGAAAGGATACCGAAGGAAAAGGCGTTGTTGTATGTGTCGCT
This is a stretch of genomic DNA from Parabacteroides chongii. It encodes these proteins:
- a CDS encoding site-specific integrase, translating into MKSTFSVIYYLKRQVVKKDGTVPVMGRITVDGSQTQFSCKLTVDPKLWDTKGGRVTGRSTAALETNRMLDKMRVRINKHYQEIMERDNFVTAEKVKNAFLGLEHRYHTLLQVFRQHNEDYAKQVEAGMKAKGTFDKYKIVYKHLQEFLTIRYHVKDIALKELTPAFISDFEMFLRTDKHCCTNTVWLYVCPLRTMVFIAINNEWLTRDPFREYEIKKEETTRSFLTKDEIRLLMEGKLKNAKQELYRDLYLFCAFTGLSFADMRNLTEENIRTYFDEHEWININRQKTGVVSNIRMLDIAKRIIDKYRGLCGDGRIFPVPHYNTCLAGIRAVAKRCGITKHITWHQSRHTAATTVFLSNGVPIETVSSMLGHKSIKTTQIYAKITKEKLNQDMENLAARLNQIEEFAGRTI
- a CDS encoding DUF2971 domain-containing protein produces the protein MLRSEFAKLLESTIIPEGIEQEDIKSRIYPISAALMSMLPQKLYRYRSCSTLNLDAFDKDLVYAVTADKFNDPYDTLVYYSLDNIQEQMRACCTEEFLEQFKQILETKDFEFPPSVIQFFGRNNLTGLKKQVISCNGINPLTLALFSVVMENILKEILLKMGDTLKVVSTIACLSESIDSVIMWSHYAQNHEGFALEYDLRFLLEQGEMNCCILPVIYDNNRFDANSFIQWYIAKSLGLDVKNIDSLSHLKMAIHKSTQWEYENEWRIIHSEKQPAAHSRATSLKIVPKAIYYGERISNIHKKTLHYIAQEKGIAEYDMYIDCGSLKYEMLYKPSQF
- a CDS encoding helix-turn-helix domain-containing protein, producing the protein MMNENNDVFTLEDEPLATVVQNMRKGSKWLSAFLENYRPPLDGERYLTDREVAELLRVSRRTLQEYRNNRVLPFILLGGKVLYPESGLRELLEANYRKPME
- a CDS encoding helix-turn-helix domain-containing protein — encoded protein: MNMEIVSIEKKTFEMMVATFGALSEKVAALRRKSDTGRMERWLTGEEVCGQLRISPRTLQTLRDKRLIGYSQINRRFYYKPEEVRRLIPLIGTLYPGGR
- a CDS encoding helix-turn-helix domain-containing protein, encoding MKVITMESSVFRSLTEQIAEIAAHVRAVSGDKRAASPDRLLTTREAAHLLNVSTRTLQRMRSEQRIGYVVLRGKCRYRQSEIDRLLDESTVNEDAATPQELKRNHTLRTGGNPKGRRT
- a CDS encoding helix-turn-helix domain-containing protein; amino-acid sequence: MELLTRNNFEGWMQKLMERLDRQDELLLAMKAEGKQPTITESIRLFDNQDLCMLLQISKRTLQRYRSVGALPYKTLGKKTYYSEEDVLTFLSNHIKDFKKEDIAFYKARIHNFFHK
- a CDS encoding DUF3945 domain-containing protein, coding for MAKKKDEKDVLVVRDEKTGEISVVAGLNADGTPKRTPAKAENAQSFLQFDRHGDVLDNFFKNFFRQCKEPSRFGFYRIAADQAENLLEVMKQLLKDPEANKELLAPHKVDTSDYEKKVQEELATEKQEPQKQENMEQQKEQQEDPEQTQGKRGYQPIDESKINWQELEDRWGVKRDDLEKSGDLTKMLHYGKSDLVKVKPTFGGEAFELDARLSFKKDGEGNISLVPHFIRKEQKLDEYKEHKFSDDDRKNLRETGNLGRVVDIVEKETGEIIPSYISIDRKTNEITDIPASKVRIPERIGKTEITKQEQDMLRAGLPVRDKLIERNDGRKFVTTLQVNVEQRGVEFVPGTGRSPRTVQTQETKGDTSKSQAQGGENATQTKKEQRRNTWTNEDGSIRPISKWSDVNFTDKQKADYVAGKAVKLENVTDKQGFHATMYIKFNPEKGRPYRYETNPDIGQQVAPSNESRTQVAVNNEGKTNEATKNLKEPLQKGQTTPKDARQQQQQDKPQKKTGKGMKV
- a CDS encoding type IA DNA topoisomerase, which codes for MKTIIAEKPSVAREIARIVGATKREEGYFEGGGYAVTWAFGHLVQLAMPDGYGVRGFVRDNLPIIPDTFTLVPRQVRTEKGYKPDSGVVSQIKTIKRLFGTSDQIIVATDAGREGELIFRYLYHYTGSTTPFVRLWISSLTDKAIREGLRNLEDGGKYDNLYLAAKARSESDWLVGINGTQALSIAAGHGTYSVGRVQTPTLAMVCERYWENRRFTPEAFWQLHIATDGCDGKVVKFSSSEKWKSKEPATELYNKVKAAGFATVTKAERKEKTEDTPLLYDLTTLQKEANAKHGFTAEQTLEIAQKLYEKKLITYPRTGSRYIPEDVFAEIPKLLAFIGTQHEWKDKVRAKAIPTRRSVDGGKVTDHHALLVTGEKPLFLSKEDNTIYQMIAGRMVEAFSEKCVKDVTAVMAECAGVEFTVKGSVIRQAGWRAVYGEENKEETTIPGWQEGDTLTLKASSITEGKTKPKPLHTEATLLSAMETAGKEIEDDALRQAMKDCGIGTPATRASIIETLFKRGYMERCKKLLVPTEKGLALNSVVKTMRIADVAMTGEWEKELARIERGELSADTFRKKIEAYTREITSELLSCDKLFGSRDSGCACPKCGTGRMRFYGKVVRCDNTECGLPVFRLKAGRTLSDDEIKDLLTEGHTQLLKGFKSKQGKSFDAVVAFDGEYNTTFVFPEAKKGKKFSGRKK
- a CDS encoding DUF1896 domain-containing protein, which translates into the protein MNNKKNNEGQSDFSYYGLYLMDYLRTNKFEQATDTAFIRERADRAAETYEKARIEGYPTDGAQELAMETLLRGLHYSRYAMLHEVVENEFANEVPEEKQEAFIHKLLPLVGNVFSVYDLSDDNFALSSDYDLLYTELTGATVLYLDEYGV